ATCCCTTCTAACTAATgtcaatttgaaattaatataatctCAAGAAAAACCATATAGCCGAACAAAAATTTTCCACGAGTGgagaatattttaatttatgaaaaggaaggtttattatttgaaaaattggaatgaaGTCACGAGCTCCTATACCATGTCAAGTTAGAGGTAGCGACATGTGAACCAACAGATAGTGGTGAAAGTCTAGTTGAGAATGGAATTCTTGATTTTACTTGGCCAATTGAGACTCCCATTTCTTACTTTGAAATATGAATCATTACCCACAGAAGTTTCCAACTTTAGAAGGGAAATCTGATCCTCTATGGTAGATTAACAAACCTTGACCcttatctttcataattttatttttttatccaataataataataataacttaatgaaatttatttactggtattaataatttttagaaaattttcattctagAGAATTAAGAAAAGAATCCATAGAAACTTTTTATTGGATTCGATCCATGATTGAATTTAAAGTCTGAAGTCATATTTGACCTCTGGAACataccaaaaaggaaaaagaaagaaaaaaaaaaaaggttttgtattgaaaatatgaggaaaaataaaatagggtgaaaatttatttaaattaataattttaaattatttgtttaatttttgtctAAAGAAGAAATAAGATAAATACTTTGAAAAGTAAAtgttaataattatttgtttaattaattttattttttttaaattcttactTTGCATCCTGTAAGTGGAAGAAAATTCATATCCTTGGTCAAAGATTAGAGTTCCCACAAATATGACCACCCAccttgtaaatatttgtttaataaaaccatttaaaatttagctcaagaaaataaaattattgttaaggCAACTTAGCAATTACCAAAaggttttatatattttatattttaatttttcccttgatatttattttattttattttttaaaatataaaatgatgaatttcaaaatgtataaaattctctttgtttttcatcaaaatcaaatgagaaaaatctattttttattttttttatttttgtctttgttttgttttttgtaataATGTTTCTCCTCAATTTTCAAGACCCAATTTCATGTTAGTAGGAAAATGAGCAAAAAGGGCAACTTGTATGACTATTATGCATTTTTTAcacaaaattagttttttattttttagaatagaaaataacttttcaattccaaaaacacatttaataaaCTTATcttgaaaataagattttaacattttttttttatttttaaaatgcatgatttttagaacaaatttaatctgttttcttgtttttactttttagtgtcctaaaaaaataattacaaacatatataatagattaaaaaaaaaaaaccgtctACATTATTCATAAATACACAGTATCTTCACAGGTCATATTGTGGCTCTTTTTGTGGAGCATATGACTTATTAACCAATTGCAGCTTGCGACCATGCTACATCACATCTTTCGTCTGATGCTTCAAGCCATGTGCCATTGTTTTTTTCCTGCACTTTCACTACTATACATCCAGGTAATAGATGCAGATAAAGCACGtactttctttcaatttttaagaactataaatttataataataagcTTAATTAGTACATAAGAGTTCCACTTAGGAATACAATGAGAATTATTCAAACACTTAGGGTTACATAGAGCACGACAggcaaaaacatgaaaagaaaaagcaagaaAGGATAATTGATTAAACCATATCCATGCCCAACAGGAACAAGTAGAAGGAAATGCTTAATTAATTAAGCACATTGGAAATCTTTGGGAAGCGTCTTCCCACAAGTGTTGATCAGCAAGCTGAGTGAAAGGTGGATGTCAAGGTTGATGCCAAGAATGTTAGCTTTAATGGCTGTGCAAAGGCAAATGGCAGCTTCAAGATCGAGAAGGCCGTCCAGCAAGGCGCAACAAGGAGTGTCAGGAGGGGTTCCAATCACAACCCCCACTAGCCCACTAAGCACGTTGGCGCAGACACCAAGTTTTAGGGCATCTATGGGGCAGCTACCCGAATTAGGGTTGGCTGGAGTGGGAGTTGGGGTTGGCTTTGACTTGGGCTGAGGGCAAGTGTCGCAACCACTTACAAGGGCAAACAAGACAAGGTTGATGGAGAGGAAGAGAGCAGCTGATGAAGTGCTCTTGGAATCCATCTCTAGCTCAGAGCCTAGACCTCAATGCACCAAGTACCACTGCTAGTGTACTACAACTGAATAAGTTAATTTTTCTGTGATGGTTTGTGAGAGTAAAGCTAATGTGGGTATTTATAGATTGAAGTGAGGGTTTGTTAGTGGAAAGAACGAGACAAGAATTGCaacaaaatataggaaaattATAAGTGAGATAGCATGCAGCCATGTGATGCAAGGCTGGCCAGATATTTAGCTGGCAAAGCAAGAGGTTCTACATCCGATCATACAGGAgggttcaattttattttatttttaaattcaacgttttgatttttttggatcACACCAGGCATCCCGTGATGGTCTGTCAATCATTCATGTCTACATCCCATTAAAACGGTTTCACTGTAGCTCTCTCTAGTAAGAACACGTGATGAGCAAGGTGTACTTGGCTAATCACTTAAATCAATACCTAACTATGACTTATGAGCTCACAATAATACAGGGCCAGGACGTATTTTTGGCGGGTGGattggaaaaaagaaatgggTGTACTCATCTAAATGTTctttaaagggaaaaaactgaaaaaactttgaaaagaAACGAGGGGGGCATTGTATCCCTAATTTTGCCTTTGATAGCACAATGCATATCTGTCCTCTCGAGTgcccctttttttattttgtttttaaaaaaaataataatttgaaagtCTTATTGTTTGAGAAGGTATAGCATCCAAAactgaaataaataaataaataaaataaaataaaactttgaaaaataatttctaaatgaaTGTACaactctcaaattttttttaagaaaaaatcaaatgaacaattaatttttgttcagaaaaaaaaaaagaaatgaaataaaataaaataaaataatttaaaaatcatacaatcctctaataaaattaagcaaaatatTTCATACTCTGACTTATTACCTTTCCttattcaatttaatttcaaaCATGAAATGatcatgtattttaaaaatatacaattgtttcctccttttgttttcatggcaacttaattttttttattttttatttctttcataagCTTGAAGATCCAACCCATTAATAGGGAACAAAAATGGTAACTTCTCTTTACAACCATCTTGATGTTGTATGTTTTAAATGATTAATTGGCCTCTATCTTGTCGTTGAGTGTAAGTTATGACTAATCCTACCATACAGTCATGCAACGTTACAAATCATAACTTCACCTTCAACAATAATGTATGTCTATTTTTATGCATTTGTGCCACG
This DNA window, taken from Vitis vinifera cultivar Pinot Noir 40024 chromosome 2, ASM3070453v1, encodes the following:
- the LOC100247265 gene encoding 14 kDa proline-rich protein DC2.15 gives rise to the protein MDSKSTSSAALFLSINLVLFALVSGCDTCPQPKSKPTPTPTPANPNSGSCPIDALKLGVCANVLSGLVGVVIGTPPDTPCCALLDGLLDLEAAICLCTAIKANILGINLDIHLSLSLLINTCGKTLPKDFQCA